From the genome of Longispora fulva:
AGGTCGTCCTCGGCCTCGGCCAGCTCGCGATCCGCCGGTACGGCTACCCGCCGCTGCCCGTGCACTACGTCGGCAAGACCGCCACGTTCGTGCTGCTGATGGCGTTCCCAACCCTGCTGCTGGCCGCCGCGACCACGGGCACGACCCACACCTGGGCGTACGCGGCCGGGTGGGCCACCGCCCTGTGGGGCCTCGCGTTGTACTGGCTGGCCGCGGCCTTCTACTTCTGGCAGATCGCCGGCCTGATCCGCGACGCCCGGTCGGAGGCGCGCGCGTGACGGCGCCCCGTGCCGGCGACGGCCCGGCGGACCGCGACGCCGGCGGCCCGCCCCGCGACGCGACGGGCCAGGCGCCCCGCGACGCGCTCCCGGGTCAGCAGTTCGGCGGCGACCTGCTCACCGAGATCTTCAACAACTCCATGGACCCGGGGTACGCCGCGGCGGCGAAGAAGGGCCGCGGCCACACCCCGCTCGGCGTGGCCGGCCGGGTGCTGGCCCTGGCGGCGATCGGTTTCCTGTTCGCCGTGGCGTACCTGAAGGTGGTCGCGGACAGCCCGGCGACCACCCAGGCCCGGGAGAAGCTCGTCTCCGACATCCGCCGCGACCAGACCACCGCCGACAAGCTGGAGTCCGACGCGGAGAAACTGCGCGACGAGGTGTCGGGCATGCGCGACCAGGCGGTCCGCGAGGCCGGCGGCGACGCCAAGCACCTCCGCGACCTCGAGGCGGTCACCGGCCTCGGCCGGGTGCGCGGCGACGGCATCGTGGTCACCGTGGGTGACGCCGAGAGCGCGAAGGACCCGGTGACCGGCAAGCCGAAGGCCGAGAACAGCGACGGCAAGATCTACGACCGCGACCTGCAGAAGATCGTCAACGCGCTCTGGTACGCCGGGGCGGAGGCCGTGACCATCAACAACCAGCGGATCTCCGGCAAGACGACGATCCGGGCCGCCGGCGGGGCGATTCTGGTGGACTTCCGGCCGGTCGACGGTCCCTACCGGATCGCGGCGATCGGGCCGGACGCGATGCGCAAGACGTTCGAGAACACGCCGGTCGCCAAGCAGTTCCGGGCTCTGGCCAGCAGGTACGGGCTGTCGTTCGGGGTGAGGGACTCCAGCAAGATGACCTTCGCCGCCGCCGGGGACCCCCAGCTGCGCCTGGCTGAGCCGGTGCCGTCGCCGAGCCCGAGTCCCAGTACTTCCCCCAGTACGACGCCGTCCGGAGGTGGCCGTTGATCGCGGTGCTCGCCCTGATCGCCGGAGTGGCGCTGGGACTGATCCTGAAGCCGACCGTCCCCGTCGAGCTCCAGCCGTATCTGCCCATCGCCGTGGTGGCCGCGCTCGACGCCCTGTTCGGCGGGCTGCGGGCCAAGCTGAGCAAGATGTTCGACGACCGGCAGTTCATCATCTCGTTCGTGTCGAACGTGCTGGTGGCGGGCCTGATCGTGTTCCTCGGCGACCAGTTGGGCGTGGGCGGGCAGCTCGCCACCGGGGTGGTGGTCGTCCTCGGGGTGCGCATCTTCAGCAACGTGGCAGCCATCCGCCGACACTTCTTCAAGGCCTGACCGTGAGCGACGACGAGCCCCGCCCCGACGAGGAGCCCACCGCGGCCCCGGACGACACCGCCCCCGTCCCCGCCTCCGACGAGGAGACGGTCGTGCTGGCGTCCCCGGTCGTACCCGTCGAGGCGTCCGCGGCCGGGCCCGCGACGGCGGCCGAACCGCCCGCCGAACCAGCCTCCGACGACAAGCCCGACGGCCCCGGCCGCACCCAGATCAGCCGCCGGCTCTCCGGCGCCCTGATCGCGCTCCTGCTCGCCGTGGTCGGCTTCGCCGTCGTCATCCAGGTCCGCAGCAACGCCACCGACGAGGGCCTGACCAGCGCCCGGCAGGAGGACCTGGTCCGGATCCTCGGCGACCTCGACTCCCGCCAGGAGCGGTTGCGCACGGAGCTGTCCGCCCTGGAGGAGAGCAAACGCCAGCTGACCTCCGGCGCCCAGAACAAGGAGGCCGCGCTGGCCGCCGCCCGGGCCCGCGCGGACGAGCTGGGCATCCTGGCCGGCACGCTGCCGGCCCAGGGCCCGGGTCTGGACATCCGGGTGACCGTCGGCAGCAAGGCCATCCCGGCGGCCACCGTCCTCGACGCGATCGAGGAGCTGCGCGGCGCCGGAGCCGAGGCGATGCAGATCTCGGGCGCCAACGGGGCCTCGGTGCGCATCACGGCGTCGACGTACTTCATGGACGATGGCGGCCGGCTCAACGTCGACGGGTCGAAACTGGACGCCCCGTACGCGATCCTCGTGATCGGCGACCCACAGACGATGCGAGCCGCGCTCAACATCCCGGGCGGGGTCGTCGACACCGTCAAGCGGGCTGACGGTAACGTCGTGGTCTACGAGCCCGGTGTGGTGCGGGTGACCGCGCTGCGGCAGGTCAGCACGCCCCAGTACGCTCGACCTGTCTCATGATCGAGAGGAACGCACGGTGATTCCCGAGGACCTTCGCTACACGGCCGAGCACGAGTGGGTGCGCGCGGACGGGGACACCTTCCGGGTGGGCATCACCCATTTCGCGCAGGACGCGCTGGGCGACATCGTCTACGTGGACCTGAAGGACGCCGGCGAGGAGCTGGCCGCCGGCGACTCCGCCGGCGAGGTCGAGTCGACGAAAAGCGTGTCGGAGATTTATGCTCCGGTGTCCGGTACGGTGACGGCTCGCAACGCGGCACTCGCGGACGCGCCCGACCTGATCAACACTGACCCGTACGGCGACGGTTGGCTGCTCGAGATCAGGCCGACCGACCCGTCTGTGCTGGACTCCCTGCTCGACGCCGCGGCGTACCGCGCGCTGACCGAGCAGTCCTGACCGTAGGTAGACGTCGGCGGGGCCCCAGCCCCGCCTGGCCAGATCCGTGAGGTGGTCCGATGACACGTTCCGATGACGAGTACCCCCCGCTCGATGTGACGTCGACCCTGAATCTCGGCGCGATAGACGACGCGCTGGCCTCAGATGACGAGGTGATGCCCGCCAGGGTCTCCGGCTCGCTGCCCCCGGGCACGGCGCTGCTGGTGGTCCGGCGCGGCCCGAACGCCGGTGCCCGGTTCCTGCTCGACCACGACGTCACGACGAGTGGCCGGCACCCCGACAGCGACATCTTCCTCGACGACGTGACGGTGTCGCGTCGGCACGCGGAGTTCCAGCGCGAGGGCGGCTACTTCACCGTCCGCGACGTGGGCAGCCTCAACGGCACCTACGTCAACCGCGAGCGCGTCGAGGCCGTGACGCTGAGCAACGGCGACGAGGTCCAGGTCGGCAAGTTCCGGCTGGTCTTCATCGCTGGTCCGCGCCCGGACGAGGAGGTCGGCGGGGCGTGACGAAGTCCGGGAGCGCCGCGGCGGCGGACCTCGGCGCTCAGGGTCTGATGAGCATCGGCGAAGTTCTGGCCCAGCTGCGCGCGGACTTCCCGGACATCACGATCTCCAAGCTCCGGTTCCTGGAGACGGAGGGCCTGGTCGAGCCGTGCCGGACGGCCTCCGGTTACCGGAAGTACTCGTGGGGGGACCTGGTCCGGCTGCGCTTCATCCTGACGGCGCAGCGCGACCAGTACCTCCCGCTGAAGGTGATCCGCGAGCAGCTCGACGCCGGCGCGCACGAGATGACCCTGCGGCTGGTGACGGCCGACGAGCGGGCCGGCGTCGAGCAGCTGCTCACCCGGGCCGAGCTGCTGGTGCGCACCGGGCTGGATGAGGAGTGGCTGCGCGGCGTCGAGCAGTACGGCCTGCTGGCCGCGCGCTCGGACGGCCGGTACGACCCGGAGGCCGTCGAGGTCGCCACGGTCGTCGCCCAGCTGGGCGAGCACGGCCTGGAGCCCCGGCACCTGCGCGCCTTCCGGGGCGCGGCCGACCGGGAGGTGGGCCTGTTGGAGCAGGTGGTGGCCCCGATGGCCCGGCAGCGCAGTCCGGAGGCCCGGGCGCGCGCTGCGGAGACGTTGCGGGAGTTGGCGGCCCTGGCGCTGCGGCTGCACGCGGCCCTGTTGCAGGCGGGACTGCGGGGGAGCGCGGGCGGGTAGCCTGAAGTGGAGACGGCGCGTTCGGACGGCGCGCCGCCGGCAGGGCGGAAAGAGGGCTGGCGTGCACGAGTTGAACGTGGTCGGGGTGCGGGTCGAGTTGCCCACCAATCAACCGATCGTGCTTCTCAAGGAAGCCGCGGGCGAGCGGTACCTGCCGATCTGGATCGGCGCGGTGGAGGCGACCGCGATCGCGTACGAGCAGCAGAGCGTCAAGCCGCAGCGGCCGTTGACCCACGACCTGCTCAAGGACGTGCTGGCGGCGCTGAAGGCCCCGTTGCAGGCCGTGGAGATCACCGAGCTGCGCGACCAGATCTTCTACGCGGACCTGGTGCTCGGCGAGGGCGTGCGGGTGTCGGCGCGGCCGAGCGACGCGATCGCGCTGGCGTTGCGCTCGGAGGCGCCGATCCGGTGCTCGGAGCAGGTCCTGGCGGAGGCCGGGATCGTGATTCCGGACGCGCAGGAGGACGAGGTCGAGAGGTTCCGCGAGTTCCTCGACCAGATCAACCCGGAAGACTTCGAATAGTCACTCCTTGTGATTGACTGTGCACGGGGAGCGCCTCGCCGACTGTGACGGACATCGCTTCGGCGTGTCGTCCGTTCACGGGACCTCGATCCCCAATGTGGGCTATAGCGTGGCGGTTGGCACGACAAGCCGGGGGAGGTGGTCGCAGTGGACGAGCGGTTCTCTGAAGGGCCCGGAGCAGGGGTCCCAGGCCCCGTGCAGGGTGTCCTCTTCGACGGTGGCGAGGTCGGCGACGACGGCGACGTGGGCTACCGGGGTGTGACGGCCTGTCACGCCGCCGGCATCACGTACCGCCAGCTCGACTACTGGGCGCGCACCACCCTCGTGGTGCCGAGCATCCGACCGGCGGCCGGCTCCGGCTCGCAGCGGCTCTACTCGTTCCGGGACATGGTGGTCCTCAAGGTCGTCAAACGCCTGCTGGACGCCGGGGTGTCCCTGCAGAACATCCGCAAGGCCGTCGACACCCTGCGCTCGCGCGGCGTCGACGACCTGGCCCGGATCACCCTGATCTCCGACGGCACCACCGTCTACGAGTGCCGCTCCCCGGAGGAGGTCGTCGACCTGCTCCAGGGCGGCCAGGGCGTGTTCGGCATCGCGATCGGCGGCGCGTTCAAGGAGATCCAGGGCACCCTGGCCCACCTGCCGTCCGTGCGGGCCGAGGTGGAGCGGCCGGCGGCCGTGGCGCTCAGCCACACCGACGAGCTCGCGGCCCGCCGGGCCCGACGCAGCGCCAGCTGACCGACCCCGGCACACCGTCGCCGAGGAGGTGTCGGTCGCTCCGGCCGACATTCCGGCACCTGCCGGTCGGTCCGGCCCCTGGCCGGTCTCCGGGGCGGCACACCGAAGGTCAACCCCGTTCGACGGCTACGAACGCGTCTCCGACCCGGCGCGCGCCGGTTCCTTCCGGCCCGACCGGCCGGTCGCGCCGATCGCCACCGCCGCCAGCGCCACCCCCACGCCCAGCACGGTGTTGACGGCCAGCTGGTGCCCGGGCGCCGGGGCGACGAGGTCGAGCACCACGGCCCCGACGAGCTGACCGGCCACGCTGCCCAACGCGAACACCAGCACCCCGGTGGCGCGGACCACGGTCGCGGCGATCGCGATGAACAGGATGCCGAGCGGCCCGCCGACGTACAGCCACGGGGCGGTCGGGAGGGTGTCCGGCAGGCCACGTGTCGCGGTGACGACGGCGGCGACGAGCACCAGCGCGACGGTGCCGGCGAGGAAGTTGACCAGCGCGGCCGGCAGCGCGGCGTTCGCGGCCTCCCGTACCCGGCCGTTGACGGCCTGCTGCCAGGCGATGGCGACCCCGGCGGCGACGGCGACCCCGGCGAGCCCGATCCCGGACAGGCTGGTGACCCGGTCGGCGACGGCCACGGCGACCGCGATCAGGGCGATGCCGGCCCCGACGAGCCGGCGGGCCGTGATCGGCTGGGCGGCGCCGGGGCCGAGCCCGGCCCGGTCGACGAACAGGCCGCTGGCGAGCTGGCCGCCGACCACGGACACGCTGAACAGCGCGACCCCGAGGGTGGCGACCGTCAGGCCCTGGGCGGCGACGAGCAGCGCCCCGCAGGTGCCGCCGAGCAGGTGCCAGAACCGCAGTTCCCGGGCGCGCAGGGCGTCCCGGATCCGGCCGAGGGCCCGCCGGCCGGCCGGGAACGTCGGCACCAACAGCAGGAGCAGGATCAGCCCGGAACCGAAGGAGAAGGTCGCGGCGGCGACCCCGTCGTGCAGTTGGTGGCCGAGTTCGCCGTTGACCCGGGCCTGCACGGCCATGGCGGCGCCGCACAGGGCGGCGAGGGCGGTTCCGAGGGGGCGTTGCATTCCCCTGATCCTGCCCCATAAACCGGTGACGATCCTTGCGAGGATGAACACAGGGCCGCCCGGCGCCTGCCCCCTTAGCGCATGGACACGCCGAGCGGGGCCCGGCAGAATCCGCCGCCGACCTGCACCAGGTCCAGCTCGGTCGACCAGTCGGGCTCGGGCTGGCCGGAGAGGACCTTCTCCGCGTACACCTCGGCGTCGTCGACCGGGTGGTAGCCGATCTCCTTGCCGGCCTCCAGGGACCACCAGCGCCGGGTGTTGGCGCTGACCCCCCACACCGCCCGGTACCCGCCGAGCGGGGTGGTCAGCGTCGCCTCCACCAGCCGGCCGCAGTCGTCCGGGGACAGCCACGTCGCCAGGGACCGGGCGTTGAACGGCTCGGGGAAACACGACCCGATCCGCAGCGCTGTGACGGTCATCCCGAACCGGTCGGCGTACAGCTTGCCGAGAGCCTCCATCGTGGCCTTGCTGACCCCGTAGTACGTGTCCGGACGGGCCTCGACGTCGGCCGGCAGGTCGCCCTCGCCGCGCTCCTGGAACCCGACGGCGTGGTTGGAGGACGCCAGGATCACCCGGGACACCCCGGCGGTCCGGGCGGCCTCCAGGACCGCCCGGGTGCCGTCGATGTTGATCCGGAGGATGTCCTCCCAGCGGCCCTCGGAGGACACGCCGGCCAGGTGCACGATCGCGTCGACCCCGGCGCACGCGTCGGTGAGGGCGTCCATGTCGGCGATGTCGGCGGTCCGGATGTCCTCGGGGCCGTCCTCGACCGGGGCGACGTCCAGGAGACGGAGGGTGTGGTGGGCGAGGCGGGTGCGCAGCATCCGCCCGACGGAGCCGGCCGCGCCGGTGATAAGCACATGAGTCACGACACGGAACACTACCTGCGGCACCGCCAGGACGTCGCGTCGTCCCGATTGGTGAACTCCGCGTAGGCGTCGCGGCCGTGCTGGCGCTGGCACGCCGCGGTGAGGTCGGTGCCGTACAGGAACAGGCCCAGGGAGTCCGCGCACGACCAGTTGTCGATCGCGGCGTCGGGGCCCTGTGCCGGGCGGCGCAGCCGGGCCTGGCCGCCGGTGGTGGCCGCGCACTGCCCGGCGACATCGGGTGCGCCGAGCACGGTGACCGTGGGGCCGGCCGTGGTCGGCGGGGCGCTGGTGCGCGGGATCCGGCTGGGCGTGGGGCTGGGCGACGGGCCCGGGGTCGGCGCGCCGGTCGTGGCCGGGGCCTGCCGGGTGGTCGCCGGTGCCGCGACCGGGGCGGCGGGGGTGGGCAGGACGGGATCGTGGCGGGGGTCGGTCCGGGTCGCCGTCCACAGTCCCACCCCGGCGAGCAGCACGATCACCCCGCACAGCACCACCATCGCGTACCGGCGCCGGGGCCGGCGCACCAGGCCCAGCTCGACGGTGTCCTGACCGGCGGCGACGGGCAGCTCCCTCGTGGCGTCGTCTCCGGTGACGGCGTGCTCCGGGGGCAGCCAGGGTGCGACGCGCAGCCGGCTGCCGGGGCGGTCATCGGGGGTGGACATCCGGCTCCCTTCGGGTGGGCAGGGATGCAGCGTACGGAGTCCAACGGGCCCGACAGGCACGGGGACACGGTGTTGAGAATGATTTAAGGGTCTTTCCAGGGATAACCCTATTCACCGTTGGCCCGACACCCTATGTTCATATTCATCGTCCCCGAACGATATGACGACCACGCGTGGCGAACCCCTCCGGTCCCAGGGCCGCGTCCACAGTGGTGCACAGGTCGGCGGCCGTCCCGTTCCGCGGGGTGGCCGCCGACTCGACTGACGGCCCCGTGGGCGGGGTCAGCCGGTGACCGTGACCGTCCGGAGCACCTCCGCGCGGCCCTGGCTCCCGAACAGCCAGTTCTCGGCCCACCGGCGCAGTCCGCACGGCCAATGCATGCCGCACAGTTCGCAGACCGGGAACCGGTCGTGGCTGGTGTGGCAGGCGTACTCCTCCAGCGCGATGGAGGTCAGTTCCGCGATCACCTCGGGGGTGTCCTCCGGAGGCTCCGCCTCATCGACCTGCACGTCGTCC
Proteins encoded in this window:
- a CDS encoding DUF881 domain-containing protein, whose protein sequence is MTAPRAGDGPADRDAGGPPRDATGQAPRDALPGQQFGGDLLTEIFNNSMDPGYAAAAKKGRGHTPLGVAGRVLALAAIGFLFAVAYLKVVADSPATTQAREKLVSDIRRDQTTADKLESDAEKLRDEVSGMRDQAVREAGGDAKHLRDLEAVTGLGRVRGDGIVVTVGDAESAKDPVTGKPKAENSDGKIYDRDLQKIVNALWYAGAEAVTINNQRISGKTTIRAAGGAILVDFRPVDGPYRIAAIGPDAMRKTFENTPVAKQFRALASRYGLSFGVRDSSKMTFAAAGDPQLRLAEPVPSPSPSPSTSPSTTPSGGGR
- a CDS encoding small basic family protein → MIAVLALIAGVALGLILKPTVPVELQPYLPIAVVAALDALFGGLRAKLSKMFDDRQFIISFVSNVLVAGLIVFLGDQLGVGGQLATGVVVVLGVRIFSNVAAIRRHFFKA
- a CDS encoding DUF881 domain-containing protein produces the protein MSDDEPRPDEEPTAAPDDTAPVPASDEETVVLASPVVPVEASAAGPATAAEPPAEPASDDKPDGPGRTQISRRLSGALIALLLAVVGFAVVIQVRSNATDEGLTSARQEDLVRILGDLDSRQERLRTELSALEESKRQLTSGAQNKEAALAAARARADELGILAGTLPAQGPGLDIRVTVGSKAIPAATVLDAIEELRGAGAEAMQISGANGASVRITASTYFMDDGGRLNVDGSKLDAPYAILVIGDPQTMRAALNIPGGVVDTVKRADGNVVVYEPGVVRVTALRQVSTPQYARPVS
- the gcvH gene encoding glycine cleavage system protein GcvH, yielding MIPEDLRYTAEHEWVRADGDTFRVGITHFAQDALGDIVYVDLKDAGEELAAGDSAGEVESTKSVSEIYAPVSGTVTARNAALADAPDLINTDPYGDGWLLEIRPTDPSVLDSLLDAAAYRALTEQS
- the odhI gene encoding oxoglutarate dehydrogenase inhibitor Odhl → MTRSDDEYPPLDVTSTLNLGAIDDALASDDEVMPARVSGSLPPGTALLVVRRGPNAGARFLLDHDVTTSGRHPDSDIFLDDVTVSRRHAEFQREGGYFTVRDVGSLNGTYVNRERVEAVTLSNGDEVQVGKFRLVFIAGPRPDEEVGGA
- the ftsR gene encoding transcriptional regulator FtsR, with product MSIGEVLAQLRADFPDITISKLRFLETEGLVEPCRTASGYRKYSWGDLVRLRFILTAQRDQYLPLKVIREQLDAGAHEMTLRLVTADERAGVEQLLTRAELLVRTGLDEEWLRGVEQYGLLAARSDGRYDPEAVEVATVVAQLGEHGLEPRHLRAFRGAADREVGLLEQVVAPMARQRSPEARARAAETLRELAALALRLHAALLQAGLRGSAGG
- a CDS encoding bifunctional nuclease family protein yields the protein MHELNVVGVRVELPTNQPIVLLKEAAGERYLPIWIGAVEATAIAYEQQSVKPQRPLTHDLLKDVLAALKAPLQAVEITELRDQIFYADLVLGEGVRVSARPSDAIALALRSEAPIRCSEQVLAEAGIVIPDAQEDEVERFREFLDQINPEDFE
- a CDS encoding MerR family transcriptional regulator: MDERFSEGPGAGVPGPVQGVLFDGGEVGDDGDVGYRGVTACHAAGITYRQLDYWARTTLVVPSIRPAAGSGSQRLYSFRDMVVLKVVKRLLDAGVSLQNIRKAVDTLRSRGVDDLARITLISDGTTVYECRSPEEVVDLLQGGQGVFGIAIGGAFKEIQGTLAHLPSVRAEVERPAAVALSHTDELAARRARRSAS
- a CDS encoding DMT family transporter, encoding MQRPLGTALAALCGAAMAVQARVNGELGHQLHDGVAAATFSFGSGLILLLLLVPTFPAGRRALGRIRDALRARELRFWHLLGGTCGALLVAAQGLTVATLGVALFSVSVVGGQLASGLFVDRAGLGPGAAQPITARRLVGAGIALIAVAVAVADRVTSLSGIGLAGVAVAAGVAIAWQQAVNGRVREAANAALPAALVNFLAGTVALVLVAAVVTATRGLPDTLPTAPWLYVGGPLGILFIAIAATVVRATGVLVFALGSVAGQLVGAVVLDLVAPAPGHQLAVNTVLGVGVALAAVAIGATGRSGRKEPARAGSETRS
- a CDS encoding NAD-dependent epimerase/dehydratase family protein; the protein is MTHVLITGAAGSVGRMLRTRLAHHTLRLLDVAPVEDGPEDIRTADIADMDALTDACAGVDAIVHLAGVSSEGRWEDILRINIDGTRAVLEAARTAGVSRVILASSNHAVGFQERGEGDLPADVEARPDTYYGVSKATMEALGKLYADRFGMTVTALRIGSCFPEPFNARSLATWLSPDDCGRLVEATLTTPLGGYRAVWGVSANTRRWWSLEAGKEIGYHPVDDAEVYAEKVLSGQPEPDWSTELDLVQVGGGFCRAPLGVSMR